The following coding sequences are from one Candidatus Nitrosopumilus sp. SW window:
- a CDS encoding threonine synthase translates to MQGEAYLKCIDPQCGLEYAIESTNVQCEKGHLLDVKYKHTPSESLKEVFYDRRNSQGNIFNESGVWRFRELLNFCQINTENIEECSKFLVSLDGAEGRLSKPYHMSKASELVGISNDNLWLQPEGYNPSGSFKDNGMATAVTHAKMVGAKKIVCASTGNTSASAGMFAANEGIDCDVYIPAGQIAPGKLSQAYQFGAQILEIDGNFDDALKQSLDDAQNHDGYTVNSVNPFRIEGQKTIPFRALEYLNWEVPDWIVYPGGALGNTSSCGKALMELYEWGWIKKIPRIAVINSEGASTLSDLYNGKFEGEELRWNKGKPNTELITRYYDDLDAKGIRPKTKATAIQIGRPANILKGLRALEFTNGVVTTVSDSEMLDGMSVVGLNGFDCEMASGASVVGVKKLMNEGIIKKDDTVVGILTGRQKDAMLPVDYHNNPQNKFAKPPKN, encoded by the coding sequence ATGCAAGGAGAGGCATATCTCAAATGTATTGATCCACAATGTGGTTTGGAATATGCAATTGAGAGTACAAATGTACAATGTGAAAAAGGGCATTTACTTGATGTAAAATACAAACACACACCTTCTGAAAGTCTAAAAGAAGTTTTTTACGATAGAAGAAACTCTCAAGGAAATATCTTTAATGAAAGTGGAGTTTGGAGATTTAGAGAATTACTAAATTTTTGTCAAATTAATACTGAAAACATTGAAGAGTGTTCAAAATTTTTGGTTTCACTTGATGGTGCAGAAGGAAGACTATCAAAGCCTTACCACATGTCAAAGGCTTCAGAATTAGTAGGAATTTCAAATGATAATTTATGGTTGCAGCCTGAAGGATACAATCCAAGTGGTTCTTTCAAAGATAATGGAATGGCTACTGCAGTAACACATGCAAAGATGGTAGGTGCAAAAAAGATTGTTTGTGCATCTACTGGAAATACTTCAGCATCTGCAGGTATGTTTGCAGCAAATGAAGGTATAGATTGTGATGTATACATTCCTGCAGGACAAATTGCCCCAGGAAAACTAAGTCAAGCATATCAATTTGGAGCTCAAATTTTAGAGATTGATGGTAATTTTGATGATGCTCTAAAGCAATCATTAGATGATGCACAGAATCATGACGGATATACAGTAAACTCTGTTAATCCATTTAGAATTGAAGGACAAAAAACAATTCCATTTAGAGCATTAGAATATTTGAATTGGGAAGTTCCAGATTGGATTGTTTATCCAGGCGGAGCATTAGGAAATACATCTAGTTGTGGAAAAGCATTGATGGAGTTATACGAGTGGGGTTGGATTAAAAAAATTCCAAGAATTGCAGTAATAAACTCAGAAGGTGCAAGTACATTATCTGATTTGTACAATGGTAAATTTGAAGGAGAAGAATTAAGATGGAATAAAGGAAAACCAAACACTGAATTAATTACAAGATATTATGATGATTTAGATGCAAAAGGAATTAGGCCAAAAACAAAAGCTACTGCAATTCAAATTGGCAGACCTGCAAATATTTTGAAAGGTTTGCGTGCACTTGAATTTACAAATGGAGTTGTAACAACTGTTTCTGATTCAGAGATGCTTGATGGAATGTCCGTGGTAGGCCTCAATGGTTTTGATTGTGAAATGGCATCAGGTGCATCTGTAGTTGGAGTCAAGAAGTTAATGAATGAGGGAATTATAAAGAAAGACGACACCGTAGTTGGAATTCTTACTGGTAGACAAAAAGATGCAATGCTTCCAGTAGACTATCACAATAACCCCCAAAACAAGTTTGCAAAACCTCCAAAGAATTAG